From the genome of Thermodesulfobacteriota bacterium:
GTCGATTCCCGAGGCGCGCGCGGCCACGCCCACCAGGCCTGCCTCTCTGGCCGCCGCTGTCGAAACGGTTCCCGTCCCTTCGAACCGCGCCAGCACGGACGGGGTGTCGAACATGATTTCCACCGCGCCGGTCACATCTTTTTCCACGGCATCCAGACGGTCCAGCAGGGTCTCTACCAGGGCGCCATCCAGGTCATAACCGGCGCCGGCTGGCCGGACCAGGCCGCGGCCGAAACGGTTGCCGCAGAGTACGGCCGTCATGTTCAGCACGTCTCCCCGGATTCGGCCGCAGTAACTCATGGTCGGCAGATAGCCCACGTCTCCGGCCAGGGCGCCGAGGTCGCCGGTGTGGTTGGCGATCCGTTCCAGTTCGGCCGCTACGGCTCTTATGGACTCGGCCCGGGGCGGGACGGACCGGCCGGACAAGGCCTCCACGTTCAGGCAGTAGGCGGTGGCATGCCCCACGGTGGTGTCGCCGGCCAGGGTCTCCATGTAATGAATGTCCCGCGGCCCGGGGCCGCCCGCCATGGCCCGCTCGATTCCCCGGTGCTGATACCCCAGGGATATTTCCAGGTGATAAACCGTTTCCCCATGGCAGAGAAACCGGAAATGGCCCGGCTCGATCACGCCGGCGTGGACCGGACCCACCGCCACCTCGTGAGATTCCGCGCCGTCCATGCGGAAAAAACCGGTCAGTCCCACCGGCACCGCCCCGCTGGCGGGGGACCGGTGGGAATGCTGAAAGCGGATGGGCTTGAGCCAGGGATGGCTTTCCGGCCGGACCTGCCAGGTTTCGGCGATTTCACGCTCAAACCAGTGGGCGGCCGGGAAATCGGTCGTCAGGGAAGGCCATGGCTCGGGCAGGTGGCATGAGACCAGCAGCAGATCGCCCGACAAGGGTCGGGACAGGACGGCCAGGATCCGTAAGGGCTCCTCCGGGTCCGGTCGCCAGACCGGCAGGGCGGAGAGGTGGGCTCCGGCCTTGACCGTGTTGATAATTGTCCAGCGGAATGTTTCATAGGATACGACGGGCAGTTCATGGCGGCTGACCGCCTGGCCGTTGACTGTTCTTAAATAATCGGCGGACGCCATCTTACATGCCTCCGGTCAGGGCCGCCGCCCGGCCCAGAAAAGTCCAGAATTGATTCGGAATATAAAGCCCCAGCGCCAGGATGACCGCCGCCAGGGCCATGACCGGCCATGAGAACCAGAACGGTTCCCGGTAATGAAAGGAAGAGGCGTCGGGAGATCTCTCCGTAAAAGGAAATCCGAAAACCATGGAAATCATGGCCCGGGACATGGCGATGAAAATGATGCCCAGCACGATCAGATAACCGGCGGCGATTCCCCACCGGCCGGCTTCCATCATGCCTTTGAGTATGGTCAGTTCGCTGACGAAAAGGCCGAAGGGCGGCGCCCCGGTAATCGCCAGAATCCCCGTCAGCCAGAGGGCGCCGGTCAGGGGCGCCGTCTTGAGCACATGCCGGATATCGTTTATTTCTTTGCTGCCGTAGACAAAGAGCAACTGGCCGGAAACCAGAAAGAGCATGCCTTTGGCCAGAGAATGGTTGACGGCGTGAAGCATGGCCCCGGTGGCCGCCAGACCGCCGATGCCGACGGCCAGTGCCAGAATCCCCATGTGTTCGATGCTGGAATAGGCCAGCATCCGCTTGTAGTCGGCCTGCCGGATCATGAAGGCCGCGGACACGATCATGGACAGCAGGCCGAAGAATACCAGCAGTTCGCTGCTGTACCAGCCGATCCCGGCGGCCGTGAGAACGGCATGCCCTCTTAAAATTCCCAGAAAAGCGCAGTTTAAAAGAGCGCCGGACAGCAGGGCCGAGACCATGGACGGGGCTTCGCTGTGGGCGTCGGGCAGCCAGGTGTGCATGGGCGCCAGGCCCATCTTCGTGCCGTAGCCCACCAGCAGCAGGAGGAAGGCGGCTTTGAGCCAGGTCTTGTCCAGCAGGGCGGCGCCCGCGATCAGCTTGCCCAGGTTGAGATGGGCTTTCCCCGGATCGGCAAAGGCCAGAAAATAATTGCCCAGCAGGGCGACGGCGATGCCGACCGAACAGATCAGCAGGTATTTCCAGGTGGCCTCCAGGCTGCGGTGATGCCGGTGAAAACTGATCAACGGCGCGCTGGCCAGGGTCGTTGCCTCCACGGCGACCCATAACAGCCCCATGTTGCGGCTGATGCAGACCAGGCTCATGGCGGACAGAAAAAAGAGGAGGCAGGCGCTGAAGACGGTTTCCGGCTTGTTCTCGAACAGAAAGCCCTCCACGGCGTCCTTGACCCGGCGCTGGGAATCCCGGCTGAGATATCCCGTGGTGTAGACCGCGACGGCCAGAAAAAGAACGCTGGTGACCGCCAGAAACAGGAGCCCCTGGGGGTCCAGTCCGATCCAGTCTCCGGGGCGGAAGGTGTTTTTCCCGGAAAACGCTATAATAGCCGTCAGCACGGTGTGACTGACGGCGCCCGTCATCAGCAGGCCCCTTCTGATTCCCTTCCTGGGAACGGCCGGAACCGTCAGGACGAGGATCATCACGCCGAGTATGAGCGGTATCAGGACAAGGCTGACAATCATGACATCAATCCTTCAGTTCCGAGAGACGGTCGGTGTCGATATGGTCGAATTCCCGGGATATCTGATGAACGGTAATACCCATGATAAACACCGCCACGAACACGTCCAGCAGCACGCCCATCTGGACCAGCAGCGGTTCCTCCACGGCCAGGGCGGTGCCGAAGGCATATACGCCGTTTTCCATGACCAGGTAGCCCACCACCTGGGTCAGGGCCTTTTTGCGCGATACGATCACCAGCAGTCCGGTCAGGGTGGTAAAAAGCGCACCGGGCAGAAGAAAGTCGGATCCCACGGAAACCGCACCTTTCATGGGGAGGAAAATCAGAAAACTCAGGCCCAGGAGCGCCACGCCGGTCAGCACGGAAGCGCTGTAACCGACGAGGGGTTCGATTTCCCTGAGCACCTTCACTTCCCGCACGGCCCGGGACAGGAGCCAGGGCAGAAGCGCGCCTTTGACCACAAAGGTAATCAGGGAGAGCAGGATCAGCAGGGATGGCCAGGGCCTCGGCGTCATGGCCAGCATGATGGCGATCAGGAACACGGCCTGCAAAACCGTTGTCTGAATCACCGCCGCCAGGCGGCTGGTCGCCAGCAGGCGAAAGTTGGTCAGGACCAGGCCGAGAATAAACATATCAGTCCACAGGGGCATGAATTACCTCAATATCCATAAAAGCGAAGCCACCGTTACGGCCAGGGCGGCGATGAGCATCTGCGGCACGTTCAGAAGCCGGAGCCGCGCCATGCCCGATTCGATGAAGCCGACCAGAATGGCGGCGGCGAAAATGCCGGCGGTATTGACCATCATGTCAAGGGAGACGATCCCGGTCCGGAACGGTATGGCCAGACCGGTCAGTAGCGCGGCAAAGAGCCAGAGTTTCAGTGCCGCGCCGTACTGGATGAAGGCCAGGTCGACGCCGCCGTGGTCCAGAACCATGACTTCGTGGATCATGGTGAGTTCCAGGTGGGTGTTGGGATCATCTACCGGAATCCTGGCGTTTTCGGTAAGTAAGATGATCAGAAAAGCAAAAGCCACCAGCAGGGACGCCGGTCCGAGGGCGGACGCGGCCGAAACCCACAGCTTCCCATAGATACCGGTCAGGCTGGTCTCGCCCGTGCCGATGGCCAGCACGGCCAGCCCCAGCAGTAGCACGATCTCGGCCAGGATGGCGAATTGCACCTCGCGGCTGGCGCCCATGCCCTCAAAGGCCGAGCCGGTATCCAGGGCTGCGATGACGGTTACAAAGCGCGCCAGCCCCAGCAGGTAGGCCATGAAAACAAAGTCGCCGGCAAAAGAGAACACCCCGCCCATGCCGCCGGACGGGACCATCGTGACGGCAACCAATACGGCCGCAAGACTTGCCACCGGGCCGAGCCGGAACACCCGGGTCGTGGTGGTGCTGTAAACCGAACCCTTTTTCATCAGCTTGACGAGATCATGATAGGGCTGCAGGAGGGGCTGGCCCCGGCGGCCCGCGATTTTCGCTTTTGTCCGATTAATAACGCCGATCAGAAGCGGCGATAACATCAGTGCCAGGAGCAGATTGATAATGGATGTCATGACGGCCATTGTCTTATTTCACCTTGACCAGCAGAAGAACCAGAACGGTAACGGCGATATACAGAACGTAAAGCTGGTTGCGGCCCTGTTGCAGAACATGGGTTCGCCGGGCCAGTTCACTGACCGCCCGGAAAAGCGGGTCGAACAGGTTCCGCCGGAAGGGATCGCTGCTGTGGGAGGAGAGACCGGCCCGGCGGGGAAAAAAATCCTGCCCCACGCTTACCCGCAGCTTTGGCCTTATGATCCACTTGAACATGTCGATGACCGGCCAGGCAAAAGAAGAGGCCGTATATTGCATGCGGCTGTCCGGAGCGGCGTAGCCGCAATCCCAGGTGGGGCCTGTTGTATTGACGCGGCCGGTCAGCAGACGGCGGCGCAGGCCCCAGAGGAATCCGGAAACGGCGATAAAAGCAAAGCCCCCCCAACTGATCTTCCACAGAAGGCCTCCGGCCATGAGCGATACGGCGGATACCTGGGCGCTGTCCAGCAATTGTCCGGCCGCCGGGAGGACCAGCCTGACGGCCAGGGGAGCGGCCAGTCCCAGGGCGATACACAGGACCGCCAGGGTGATCATGGAAAAACGCATTGCAGCAGGGGCTTCATGGGCTTCGGCCGCCTGGGGGGTCCGCGGCTCACCCAGGAAAACGATGCCGAAGACCTTGGCAAAGCAGGCCGCGGCCAGTCCGCCGATCAGTCCCAGAGCGGCCAGGACTATCAGTCCGCCGGCCATGGGACCGCCCGGAACGCCGGCCCCGGTGATCAGGCCGAAGGCGGCCAGGTAAATCAGAAATTCGCTCACAAACCCGTTAAAGGGGGGCAGGCCGCAAATG
Proteins encoded in this window:
- a CDS encoding NADH-quinone oxidoreductase subunit K; the protein is MPLWTDMFILGLVLTNFRLLATSRLAAVIQTTVLQAVFLIAIMLAMTPRPWPSLLILLSLITFVVKGALLPWLLSRAVREVKVLREIEPLVGYSASVLTGVALLGLSFLIFLPMKGAVSVGSDFLLPGALFTTLTGLLVIVSRKKALTQVVGYLVMENGVYAFGTALAVEEPLLVQMGVLLDVFVAVFIMGITVHQISREFDHIDTDRLSELKD
- a CDS encoding NADH-quinone oxidoreductase subunit H; translated protein: MTSIINLLLALMLSPLLIGVINRTKAKIAGRRGQPLLQPYHDLVKLMKKGSVYSTTTTRVFRLGPVASLAAVLVAVTMVPSGGMGGVFSFAGDFVFMAYLLGLARFVTVIAALDTGSAFEGMGASREVQFAILAEIVLLLGLAVLAIGTGETSLTGIYGKLWVSAASALGPASLLVAFAFLIILLTENARIPVDDPNTHLELTMIHEVMVLDHGGVDLAFIQYGAALKLWLFAALLTGLAIPFRTGIVSLDMMVNTAGIFAAAILVGFIESGMARLRLLNVPQMLIAALAVTVASLLWILR
- a CDS encoding proton-conducting transporter membrane subunit, giving the protein MIVSLVLIPLILGVMILVLTVPAVPRKGIRRGLLMTGAVSHTVLTAIIAFSGKNTFRPGDWIGLDPQGLLFLAVTSVLFLAVAVYTTGYLSRDSQRRVKDAVEGFLFENKPETVFSACLLFFLSAMSLVCISRNMGLLWVAVEATTLASAPLISFHRHHRSLEATWKYLLICSVGIAVALLGNYFLAFADPGKAHLNLGKLIAGAALLDKTWLKAAFLLLLVGYGTKMGLAPMHTWLPDAHSEAPSMVSALLSGALLNCAFLGILRGHAVLTAAGIGWYSSELLVFFGLLSMIVSAAFMIRQADYKRMLAYSSIEHMGILALAVGIGGLAATGAMLHAVNHSLAKGMLFLVSGQLLFVYGSKEINDIRHVLKTAPLTGALWLTGILAITGAPPFGLFVSELTILKGMMEAGRWGIAAGYLIVLGIIFIAMSRAMISMVFGFPFTERSPDASSFHYREPFWFSWPVMALAAVILALGLYIPNQFWTFLGRAAALTGGM
- a CDS encoding NADH-quinone oxidoreductase subunit C, with protein sequence MASADYLRTVNGQAVSRHELPVVSYETFRWTIINTVKAGAHLSALPVWRPDPEEPLRILAVLSRPLSGDLLLVSCHLPEPWPSLTTDFPAAHWFEREIAETWQVRPESHPWLKPIRFQHSHRSPASGAVPVGLTGFFRMDGAESHEVAVGPVHAGVIEPGHFRFLCHGETVYHLEISLGYQHRGIERAMAGGPGPRDIHYMETLAGDTTVGHATAYCLNVEALSGRSVPPRAESIRAVAAELERIANHTGDLGALAGDVGYLPTMSYCGRIRGDVLNMTAVLCGNRFGRGLVRPAGAGYDLDGALVETLLDRLDAVEKDVTGAVEIMFDTPSVLARFEGTGTVSTAAAREAGLVGVAARASGIDGDVRRDFPYGHYRLARPEIAVGSTGDCFARAYVRWLEIKESLAFIRRQLQELPDGPVTGAAAPARGDMLAVSLVEGWRGEICHVAVTDAGGRFQTYKVVDPSFHNWFGLALALRNQQISDFPLCNKSFNLSYCGHDL